One genomic window of Salvia miltiorrhiza cultivar Shanhuang (shh) chromosome 4, IMPLAD_Smil_shh, whole genome shotgun sequence includes the following:
- the LOC131020652 gene encoding beta-amylase 7 isoform X7, producing MAAEMQRFGASEEDDDEMGMDVKEEDDDDDEDEEKNMVTPNMVGVDVGVLSTGGSNRYVHNQQYQDPQTPQVGGARRCRPQEEKERTKLRERQRRAITAKILAGLRRHGNYNLRVRADINDVIAALAREAGWVVLPDGTTFPSRAQQSTRPTGGAQNTAVTSSSSQMPAQPTSPTSLRGISPGYKSTVDYSSSHLKGVFVPTSSPYDVSSSTRSQASAMIGDGGELPNDPLLGGSIDSVDTTQVVDMPSKLQERDFSGTSYVPVYAMLPLGVINMKCELVDPDGLVKQLKILKSMHVDGIMVDCWWGIVEAHAPQEYNWNGYRRLFQMVKELKMKLQVVMSFHECGGNVGDDVCIPLPHWVAEIGRNNPDIFFTDRAGRRDPECLSWGADKERVLRGRTAIEVYFDYMRSFRVEFDEFFEDGVISMIVVGLGPCGELRYPCNPVKHGWRYPGIGEFQCYDQYMLKSLRKAAEIRGHSFWARGPENAGSYNSLPHETGFFCDGGDYDGYYGRFFLSWYSQVLVEHGDKVLSLAKLAFEGTQIAAKLSGMHWWYKTASHAAELTAGFYNSSNRDGYAAIMAMLKRHGATLCLTCSEKSMMNQNTDLSESLADPEGLLWQVRVGNSGSECCLGCQYICCQ from the exons ATGGCAGCAGAGATGCAGAGGTTCGGCGCaagtgaagaagatgatgatgaaatGGGGATGGATGTGAaggaggaagatgatgatgacgaCGAAGATGAAGAGAAGAACATGGTAACCCCTAATATGGTGGGTGTGGATGTTGGTGTTTTGTCAACAGGTGGTAGTAATAGGTATGTGCATAATCAGCAATATCAAGATCCGCAAACTCCGCAGGTTGGAGGGGCTCGAAGGTGTAGGCCTCaggaagagaaagagagaacaAAGCTGCGGGAGCGACAGCGTCGAGCGATCACAGCAAAGATATTGGCTGGGCTTCGTAGGCACGGCAACTACAATCTTAGAGTCAGAGCTGATATTAATGATGTCATTGCTGCTTTGGCTAGGGAAGCAGGTTGGGTTGTTCTTCCAGATGGGACCACCTTCCCTTCCAGAGCACAG CAGAGCACCAGACCTACTGGTGGTGCACAAAACACAGCTGTGACTTCATCTTCTTCGCAAATGCCAGCACAACCTACTTCTCCTACTTCCTTGAGAGGCATCTCCCCAGGCTATAAAAGCACTGTTGATTATAGCTCAAGTCACTTGAAAGGTGTTTTTGTGCCCACTTCATCTCCTTATGATGTATCCTCCAGCACTAGAAGTCAAGCATCAGCTATGATTGGGGATGGAGGAGAGCTACCGAATGATCCTCTTCTTGGAGGTTCAATTGATTCAGTTGACACCACGCAG GTTGTTGACATGCCGTCAAAACTACAGGAGCGGGATTTTTCGGGTACCTCTTATGTTCCAGTATATGCTATGTTGCCA TTGGGTGTCATTAACATGAAATGCGAGCTTGTTGATCCAGATGGTCTAGTGAAGCAATTGAAAATCCTGAAATCAATGCACGTTGATGGTATTATGGTTGACTGCTGGTGGGGTATAGTTGAAGCGCATGCACCTCAGGAGTACAACTGGAATGGTTACCGGAGGTTATTTCAAATGGTGAAGGAGCTGAAGATGAAGCTGCAG GTTGTTATGTCCTTTCATGAATGTGGAGGTAATGTTGGGGATGATGTGTGTATTCCCCTGCCTCATTGGGTCGCTGAAATCGGTCGAAACAATCCAGACATATTTTTCACGGATAGAGCTGGAAGGCGGGACCCAGAATGCCTGTCTTGGGGGGCTGATAAGGAACGAGTTTTAAGAGGACGAACTGCTATAGAG GTCTACTTTGATTACATGAGAAGCTTTCGGGTTGAATTTGATGAGTTTTTTGAGGATGGTGTCATATCTATGATTGTAGTTGGACTTGGTCCATGTGGAGAGCTGAGATACCCTTGTAACCCTGTGAAGCATGGTTGGAGATACCCTGGCATTGGTGAATTTCAG TGCTATGATCAATATATGCTGAAAAGCCTGCGGAAGGCTGCTGAAATTAGAGGGCACTCTTTCTGGGCTCGAGGACCAGAAAATGCTGGTTCTTACAATTCACTGCCCCACGAAACAGGATTTTTCTGCGACGGGGGTGACTATGATGGTTACTATGGCAGGTTTTTCTTAAGTTGGTATTCTCAGGTTTTAGTTGAGCATGGTGATAAAGTGCTTTCTCTTGCCAAGTTAGCTTTTGAAGGGACACAAATTGCTGCAAAG CTGTCCGGCATGCACTGGTGGTACAAGACAGCTAGTCATGCTGCTGAATTGACTGCTGGATTTTATAATTCCAGCAATCGTGATGGCTATGCTGCTATCATGGCAATGCTGAAGAGGCATGGTGCTACTCTATGCCTTACATGTTCTGAAAAGAGCATGATGAATCAGAACACTGACCTCTCTGAGTCCTTGGCTGATCCTGAGGGATTACTTTGGCAAGTAAGGGTTGGCAACTCAG GTTCTGAATGCTGCTTGGGATGCCAGTATATCTGTTGCCAGTGA
- the LOC131020652 gene encoding beta-amylase 7 isoform X6 has translation MAAEMQRFGASEEDDDEMGMDVKEEDDDDDEDEEKNMVTPNMVGGARRCRPQEEKERTKLRERQRRAITAKILAGLRRHGNYNLRVRADINDVIAALAREAGWVVLPDGTTFPSRAQSTRPTGGAQNTAVTSSSSQMPAQPTSPTSLRGISPGYKSTVDYSSSHLKGVFVPTSSPYDVSSSTRSQASAMIGDGGELPNDPLLGGSIDSVDTTQVVDMPSKLQERDFSGTSYVPVYAMLPLGVINMKCELVDPDGLVKQLKILKSMHVDGIMVDCWWGIVEAHAPQEYNWNGYRRLFQMVKELKMKLQVVMSFHECGGNVGDDVCIPLPHWVAEIGRNNPDIFFTDRAGRRDPECLSWGADKERVLRGRTAIEVYFDYMRSFRVEFDEFFEDGVISMIVVGLGPCGELRYPCNPVKHGWRYPGIGEFQCYDQYMLKSLRKAAEIRGHSFWARGPENAGSYNSLPHETGFFCDGGDYDGYYGRFFLSWYSQVLVEHGDKVLSLAKLAFEGTQIAAKLSGMHWWYKTASHAAELTAGFYNSSNRDGYAAIMAMLKRHGATLCLTCSEKSMMNQNTDLSESLADPEGLLWQVLNAAWDASISVASENSFACNGRERFSYLLEKAKPISDPDRRHFSSFTYLRLSPLLMERPNLIEFERFVKKMHGEAVLEYQT, from the exons ATGGCAGCAGAGATGCAGAGGTTCGGCGCaagtgaagaagatgatgatgaaatGGGGATGGATGTGAaggaggaagatgatgatgacgaCGAAGATGAAGAGAAGAACATGGTAACCCCTAATATG GTTGGAGGGGCTCGAAGGTGTAGGCCTCaggaagagaaagagagaacaAAGCTGCGGGAGCGACAGCGTCGAGCGATCACAGCAAAGATATTGGCTGGGCTTCGTAGGCACGGCAACTACAATCTTAGAGTCAGAGCTGATATTAATGATGTCATTGCTGCTTTGGCTAGGGAAGCAGGTTGGGTTGTTCTTCCAGATGGGACCACCTTCCCTTCCAGAGCACAG AGCACCAGACCTACTGGTGGTGCACAAAACACAGCTGTGACTTCATCTTCTTCGCAAATGCCAGCACAACCTACTTCTCCTACTTCCTTGAGAGGCATCTCCCCAGGCTATAAAAGCACTGTTGATTATAGCTCAAGTCACTTGAAAGGTGTTTTTGTGCCCACTTCATCTCCTTATGATGTATCCTCCAGCACTAGAAGTCAAGCATCAGCTATGATTGGGGATGGAGGAGAGCTACCGAATGATCCTCTTCTTGGAGGTTCAATTGATTCAGTTGACACCACGCAG GTTGTTGACATGCCGTCAAAACTACAGGAGCGGGATTTTTCGGGTACCTCTTATGTTCCAGTATATGCTATGTTGCCA TTGGGTGTCATTAACATGAAATGCGAGCTTGTTGATCCAGATGGTCTAGTGAAGCAATTGAAAATCCTGAAATCAATGCACGTTGATGGTATTATGGTTGACTGCTGGTGGGGTATAGTTGAAGCGCATGCACCTCAGGAGTACAACTGGAATGGTTACCGGAGGTTATTTCAAATGGTGAAGGAGCTGAAGATGAAGCTGCAG GTTGTTATGTCCTTTCATGAATGTGGAGGTAATGTTGGGGATGATGTGTGTATTCCCCTGCCTCATTGGGTCGCTGAAATCGGTCGAAACAATCCAGACATATTTTTCACGGATAGAGCTGGAAGGCGGGACCCAGAATGCCTGTCTTGGGGGGCTGATAAGGAACGAGTTTTAAGAGGACGAACTGCTATAGAG GTCTACTTTGATTACATGAGAAGCTTTCGGGTTGAATTTGATGAGTTTTTTGAGGATGGTGTCATATCTATGATTGTAGTTGGACTTGGTCCATGTGGAGAGCTGAGATACCCTTGTAACCCTGTGAAGCATGGTTGGAGATACCCTGGCATTGGTGAATTTCAG TGCTATGATCAATATATGCTGAAAAGCCTGCGGAAGGCTGCTGAAATTAGAGGGCACTCTTTCTGGGCTCGAGGACCAGAAAATGCTGGTTCTTACAATTCACTGCCCCACGAAACAGGATTTTTCTGCGACGGGGGTGACTATGATGGTTACTATGGCAGGTTTTTCTTAAGTTGGTATTCTCAGGTTTTAGTTGAGCATGGTGATAAAGTGCTTTCTCTTGCCAAGTTAGCTTTTGAAGGGACACAAATTGCTGCAAAG CTGTCCGGCATGCACTGGTGGTACAAGACAGCTAGTCATGCTGCTGAATTGACTGCTGGATTTTATAATTCCAGCAATCGTGATGGCTATGCTGCTATCATGGCAATGCTGAAGAGGCATGGTGCTACTCTATGCCTTACATGTTCTGAAAAGAGCATGATGAATCAGAACACTGACCTCTCTGAGTCCTTGGCTGATCCTGAGGGATTACTTTGGCAA GTTCTGAATGCTGCTTGGGATGCCAGTATATCTGTTGCCAGTGAAAATTCTTTTGCATGCAACGGCAGAGAAAggtttagttatttattggagAAGGCAAAGCCCATCAGTGATCCCGATAGGAggcatttttcttcttttaccTATTTGAGGCTTAGCCCACTTCTCATGGAAAGACCGAACCTCATTGAATTTGAACGGTTTGTCAAGAAGATGCATG GGGAAGCTGTTCTCGAGTATCAGACGTAG